A genomic segment from Gossypium hirsutum isolate 1008001.06 chromosome D04, Gossypium_hirsutum_v2.1, whole genome shotgun sequence encodes:
- the LOC107899769 gene encoding serine/arginine-rich splicing factor RS2Z33 codes for MPRYDDRRGSGTRLYVGHLSSRTRSRDLEDMFRRYGRIRDVDMKRDYAFVEFSDPRDADDARYSLNGRDLDGSRIVVEFAKGVPRGPGGSRDYPGRGPAPGAGRCFNCGIDGHWARDCKAGDWKNKCYRCGERGHIERNCQNSPKKLSRRPRSYSRSPSPRRGRSRSRSYSRGRSNSRSRTPVKREQGFERDDRRSRSPKSHRGSPLPPRGRKHSPTLDERSPQEGGSPSSRDRRHTNGSKYSPRERSQSPDHEADAEDRAYRSSTKENGQSHSPSPVPREDRSPIYNDDDDNNRASRRSESN; via the exons ATGCCTAGGTATGATGACCGCCGCGGTAGTGGTACACGCCTTTATGTTGGTCACTTGTCTTCGAGGACAAGGTCACGTGATCTTGAGGACATGTTTAGGAGATATGGGAG AATACGTGATGTGGATATGAAGCGTGACTATGCATTCGTT GAATTCAGTGACCCTAGAGATGCTGATGATGCAAGATATTCATTGAATGGTAGAGACCTTGATGGAAGCCGTATAGTTGTTGAATTTGCCAAGGGG GTGCCTCGTGGCCCTGGTGGGTCTCGTGATTACCCTGGAAGAGGTCCTGCTCCTGGAGCAGGGCGCTGCTTCAACTGTGGAATTGATGGTCACTGGGCTCGTGATTGCAAAGCTGGGGATTGGAAGAATAAGTGTTATCGCTGTGGTGAACGAGGCCATATCGAAAGAAATTGTCAAAACAGTCCAAAGAAACTGAG CCGTCGACCTCGCAGTTACTCACGCTCACCTAGTCCTCGCCGTGGAAGAAGCAGAAGCCGCAGTTATAGTAGGGGACGTAGCAACAG TAGATCGAGAACACCAGTGAAGAGAGAACAAGGTTTCGAGCGCGATGATAGAAGATCGAGGAGTCCTAAGTCCCACAGGGGTTCTCCTTTGCCACCCAGAGGCCGGAAGCATAGTCCAACTCTCGACGAAAGAAGCCCACAAGAGGGAGGTAGTCCTTCCTCGAGAGATCGGAGGCACACCAATGGCTCCAAATACAGCCCCAGGGAAAGGAGCCAAAGCCCAGATCATGAAGCTGATGCTGAGGACAGGGCTTATAGGAGTTCCACAAAAGAAAACGGCCAGAGTCATAGCCCTAGCCCAGTCCCAAGGGAGGATCGGAGCCCGATTtacaatgatgatgatgataataatcgGGCTTCTAGACGCAGTGAATCAAATTAA